A portion of the Edaphobacter bradus genome contains these proteins:
- a CDS encoding EF-Tu C-terminal domain-related protein, with translation GTEMVMPGDNIALEITLHTPVAMEKGLRFAIREGGRTVGAGTISEIIK, from the coding sequence GGCACGGAGATGGTGATGCCGGGCGACAACATCGCGCTGGAGATCACGCTGCACACCCCGGTGGCCATGGAGAAGGGCCTGCGCTTCGCCATCCGCGAGGGCGGACGCACCGTCGGCGCCGGTACCATCTCCGAGATCATCAAGTAA
- the nusG gene encoding transcription termination/antitermination protein NusG codes for MAAEEQNPEEHKPEASNAGGEQAPAEQLAPPVNESFKWYIIHAYSGFERKVRESLESRIAAFGLQNKIGRIMIPTEPVTEVRNGKKYTIERVFLPGYVLVEMDLDNDLWHVIKNTPRVTGFLGTGDNPVALSEQEVSSILFRSDVSKDKPTLKIKFDKGEQVRINEGPFANFTGAVDEINEDKQTLKVMVSIFGRSTPVEIEFSKVDKIVE; via the coding sequence ATGGCGGCAGAAGAGCAGAACCCGGAAGAGCACAAGCCTGAGGCGTCCAACGCCGGTGGCGAGCAGGCGCCGGCCGAGCAGCTGGCCCCACCGGTCAATGAGAGCTTCAAGTGGTACATCATCCACGCCTACTCGGGGTTCGAGCGCAAGGTGCGCGAGTCGCTTGAGAGCCGCATCGCCGCCTTCGGCCTGCAGAACAAGATCGGTCGCATCATGATCCCGACCGAGCCGGTCACCGAGGTTCGCAACGGCAAGAAGTACACGATTGAGCGGGTCTTCCTGCCGGGCTACGTCCTGGTGGAGATGGACCTCGACAACGACCTGTGGCACGTGATCAAGAACACGCCGCGCGTCACGGGCTTCCTTGGTACGGGCGACAATCCGGTTGCGCTCTCCGAGCAGGAGGTCAGCTCGATCCTCTTCCGCTCCGACGTCTCGAAGGACAAGCCAACGCTCAAGATCAAGTTCGACAAGGGCGAGCAGGTTCGCATCAACGAAGGACCATTCGCCAACTTCACCGGCGCGGTGGACGAGATCAACGAGGACAAGCAGACCCTCAAGGTCATGGTCAGCATCTTCGGCCGCTCCACGCCGGTTGAGATCGAGTTCTCGAAGGTGGACAAGATCGTCGAATAA
- the secE gene encoding preprotein translocase subunit SecE: MAKTLAVAEQSSTSVQQLKGQPARIISFLKDVRSEMRKVITPSRSEVQSTTTVVIVTVFIFAAFFWVVDSIIGRGVQAVLHELTR; this comes from the coding sequence ATGGCCAAGACATTAGCGGTAGCGGAACAGTCCAGCACGAGCGTGCAGCAGTTGAAGGGGCAGCCTGCCCGGATCATCAGTTTTCTGAAGGACGTGCGCAGCGAGATGCGCAAGGTGATCACGCCGTCGCGCTCTGAGGTTCAGTCGACGACGACCGTGGTGATCGTGACCGTCTTCATCTTCGCGGCGTTCTTCTGGGTGGTTGATAGCATCATCGGACGAGGCGTTCAGGCCGTGTTGCACGAGCTTACCCGGTAG
- the rpmG gene encoding 50S ribosomal protein L33 — MREIITLQCPECKNRNYSTTKNKKTTTGRLEFSKFCNTCRKHTDHKETK; from the coding sequence ATGCGCGAGATCATCACACTCCAGTGCCCGGAGTGCAAGAACCGGAACTACTCAACCACGAAGAACAAGAAGACAACCACGGGCCGTTTGGAGTTCTCGAAGTTCTGCAATACCTGCCGCAAGCACACGGACCACAAAGAGACGAAGTAA